A genomic region of Carassius carassius chromosome 13, fCarCar2.1, whole genome shotgun sequence contains the following coding sequences:
- the LOC132155672 gene encoding C-signal-like — MASRLCDSVLVTGSNRGIGLELVRQLVDSPSPPVQIFAGCREPNGPKSQDLQELAQKHHNVITVVQLDTTSPTSIAEASKLVEAKLKGKGLNLIINNAGVNIPGSLAETGKQEMVDVYTTNVVGPMLIAKNFHPLLCKAAAQFPHQTSMSCSRSAIINVSTLLSSISRCPENFSVSPMYPYRVSKAALNMLTCCLAEDFKKYGILVMSLHPGWVQTEMGGPEAPLTALTSISSMLKVITSLTEKESGTLLDWEGKKIPW, encoded by the exons ATGGCATCTAGACTATGTGACAGTGTTCTGGTGACTGGATCAAACCGTGGAATTGGACTTGAGTTGGTTCGCCAGTTGGTTGATTCACCCTCGCCTCCAGTTCAGATCTTTGCTGGTTGTAGAGAGCCAAATGGACCAAAATCTCAG GATCTCCAGGAACTAGCTCAGAAGCACCACAATGTGATCACGGTTGTCCAACTTG ACACGACTAGTCCTACTAGTATCGCAGAGGCCTCAAAACTGGTGGAAGCCAAGCTGAAGGGCAAAGGCCTGAATCTGATCATCAACAATGCTGGTGTGAACATCCCAGGATCTCTAGCAGAGACGGGAAAACAGGAGATGGTGGACGTGTACACAACCAATGTTGTAGGACCCATGCTCATCGCAAAG AATTTCCATCCCCTCCTGTGCAAGGCTGCAGCTCAGTTTCCTCATCAAACAAGCATGTCTTGCAGTAGGTCAGCTATTATCAATGTTTCCACACTGCTGTCATCCATCAGCAGATGCCCTGAGAATTTCTCTGTGTCTCCAATGTACCCCTATCGGGTCAGCAAG GCAGCACTGAACATGTTAACTTGCTGCTTGGCggaagattttaaaaaatatggcATTCTAGTTATGTCTCTCCATCCAGGTTGGGTCCAGACAGAAATGGGAGGCCCAGAG GCTCCCCTGACGGCACTTACGAGCATCAGCAGTATGTTGAAAGTCATCACAAGCCTCACCGAGAAAGAGAGTGGAACTCTTTTAGATTGGGAAGGCAAAAAGATCCCCTGGTGA